Proteins from a single region of Flavobacterium sp. YJ01:
- a CDS encoding LTA synthase family protein — MKKLSFLKPIFNFILIGLLITTLSRLFLFFLFKERVEQTPDFWYIFPIGLRMDLILLCYLSFLPALLITFLPNKWMKFTNKFLVIYSFIFLFLILFVELASPDFIKQYDTRPNKIFLDYLIYPKEVVGMLLKSYLTSIIVTFMILGVVLYFAFKKGKKFFYTVKADYKFKLMVFPLLAFLLFFGARSSLTSKRPINASNAVFSTDQLTNTLGLNSFYTVAFAAYSIKNEGNTKMYGKMDEAEAIARVKKYMIAGPNDFTDAEIPFLHVQQPDSVLKKPYNLVIFLQESLGAEYVGILGGKPLTPEFDKLSKEGTLFTNLYCTGTRSVRGIEAVVTGFLPSPSESVVRLGNSQQGFFTLADALKQKGYNTSFIYGGMANFDNMASFFNGNGFQDIVDQTDFESDGNKYAFKGTWGYSDEDLITKANEYFKSKGDKPFFSLMFSTSNHEPFEYPAGRIKPYDKKPATVNNAMKYADFSIGKFFEMAKKEAYFKNTIFIVIADHNTRTYGKNLVPINKFHIPAFIMGPGVAKGAVYDRLASQIDIPPTLLAYLGIPFETPMVGRNLTKLDAKVQGRAIMQFNDINAFRVENQVVIMQPNLKPLQFEVKNDTTLIPVKLNEELAKDALAHVITAGNLYKESKYKLRAKK; from the coding sequence ATGAAAAAATTAAGTTTTTTAAAACCGATTTTCAATTTCATATTAATCGGTTTATTGATTACCACTTTAAGCCGTCTTTTTTTATTTTTTCTTTTTAAAGAAAGAGTAGAACAGACGCCAGATTTTTGGTATATTTTTCCGATTGGTCTTAGAATGGATTTGATATTACTTTGTTATTTATCATTTCTTCCGGCATTATTAATTACTTTTCTGCCGAATAAGTGGATGAAATTTACCAATAAGTTTTTGGTAATCTACAGCTTTATATTTCTGTTTTTAATTCTTTTTGTAGAATTAGCTTCGCCAGATTTTATAAAACAATACGATACACGTCCGAATAAGATTTTCTTAGATTATCTGATTTACCCAAAAGAAGTTGTCGGAATGCTTTTAAAAAGTTATCTGACTTCTATAATCGTAACATTTATGATTCTGGGAGTTGTACTTTATTTTGCTTTCAAAAAAGGGAAAAAGTTTTTTTATACGGTTAAGGCCGATTATAAATTCAAATTAATGGTATTTCCATTATTGGCTTTTTTATTGTTTTTCGGAGCACGTTCAAGTTTGACTTCAAAACGCCCGATTAATGCTAGTAATGCTGTTTTTTCTACAGATCAATTGACGAATACTTTGGGGTTGAATTCGTTTTATACAGTTGCCTTTGCGGCGTATTCAATTAAAAACGAAGGAAATACCAAAATGTATGGAAAAATGGATGAAGCCGAAGCCATTGCTCGTGTAAAAAAATACATGATTGCTGGACCAAATGATTTTACAGATGCTGAAATTCCGTTTTTGCATGTACAGCAGCCAGATTCTGTTTTGAAAAAGCCTTATAATTTGGTCATTTTTCTACAAGAAAGTTTAGGTGCCGAATATGTTGGAATTTTAGGAGGAAAACCATTAACTCCCGAATTTGATAAATTGTCTAAAGAAGGAACTTTATTTACCAATTTATACTGCACAGGAACTCGAAGCGTTCGGGGAATTGAAGCTGTCGTAACTGGATTTTTACCTTCTCCTTCTGAAAGTGTGGTTAGATTAGGAAATTCTCAACAAGGATTTTTTACCCTTGCGGATGCTTTAAAACAAAAAGGTTACAATACCAGTTTCATTTATGGCGGAATGGCAAATTTTGATAACATGGCTTCCTTTTTCAACGGAAATGGATTTCAGGATATCGTAGACCAAACCGATTTTGAATCTGATGGAAATAAATATGCTTTCAAAGGAACTTGGGGTTATTCTGATGAAGATTTGATAACTAAAGCCAACGAATATTTTAAATCGAAAGGAGATAAACCATTTTTCTCTCTAATGTTTTCGACTTCGAATCATGAACCTTTTGAATATCCAGCAGGAAGAATCAAACCTTATGACAAAAAGCCTGCAACAGTAAATAACGCCATGAAATATGCTGATTTTTCTATTGGAAAATTCTTCGAAATGGCGAAAAAAGAAGCGTATTTTAAAAACACAATTTTCATTGTAATCGCTGACCATAACACGAGAACATATGGAAAGAATTTAGTTCCGATTAATAAATTCCACATTCCTGCATTCATTATGGGGCCAGGTGTTGCAAAAGGAGCGGTTTATGATAGATTAGCAAGTCAGATAGACATTCCGCCGACATTATTAGCATATTTAGGAATTCCTTTTGAAACGCCAATGGTTGGAAGAAATTTAACCAAATTAGATGCAAAAGTACAGGGAAGAGCTATTATGCAGTTTAATGATATTAATGCTTTTAGAGTCGAAAATCAGGTTGTGATTATGCAACCAAATTTGAAACCACTTCAATTTGAAGTTAAAAATGATACGACTTTAATTCCAGTAAAATTAAATGAAGAATTAGCAAAAGATGCTTTAGCACATGTAATTACAGCTGGGAATTTGTATAAGGAAAGTAAGTATAAGCTTAGGGCTAAGAAATAG
- the meaB gene encoding methylmalonyl Co-A mutase-associated GTPase MeaB, which produces MSNLNKQVGNISEKPGISSPEITNISAINQIKNKRRQQPTSQELINGILDGNRTSLSRAITLIESTNPNHFEKANEVVQGCLAHANNSIRIGITGVPGVGKSTFIEAFGKHLTQLGKKVAVLAVDPSSSLSHGSILGDKTRMEELVKDENAFIRPSASGETLGGVARKTRETIILCEAAGFDTIIIETVGVGQSETAVHSMVDFFLLLKISGAGDELQGIKRGIMEMADSIVINKADGDNIKKANQAKVEFNRALHLFPPKKSNWQPKVTTCSSVTKEGIPEVWNTISDYFNLTTETGFFQEKRNEQNHFWMMETINEQLKQNFYNQPEIISLLEQNKKAVQNNEISPFAAASELLKLYFNKGAK; this is translated from the coding sequence TTGTCAAATTTGAATAAACAAGTTGGAAACATCTCTGAAAAACCTGGGATTTCATCTCCCGAAATCACCAATATTTCGGCTATTAATCAAATTAAAAACAAACGCAGACAACAACCAACTTCTCAAGAATTAATTAATGGTATTTTAGACGGAAATAGAACTTCTTTAAGCCGTGCGATTACTTTAATCGAAAGTACAAACCCTAATCATTTTGAAAAAGCAAATGAAGTAGTTCAAGGCTGTTTAGCTCATGCGAATAATTCGATTCGTATTGGAATTACCGGTGTTCCTGGTGTCGGAAAAAGTACTTTTATTGAAGCTTTTGGAAAACATCTGACACAATTAGGAAAAAAAGTAGCTGTTTTGGCAGTTGATCCAAGTAGTTCTCTTTCGCACGGAAGTATTTTGGGTGATAAAACCCGAATGGAAGAATTGGTTAAAGATGAAAATGCTTTTATTAGACCAAGCGCTTCTGGAGAAACTCTGGGCGGTGTGGCGCGAAAAACCCGAGAAACTATTATTCTTTGCGAAGCCGCAGGTTTTGATACTATTATTATTGAAACCGTTGGAGTTGGTCAAAGTGAAACCGCTGTTCACAGCATGGTCGATTTCTTTTTGCTTTTAAAGATTTCTGGCGCTGGAGATGAACTTCAAGGCATTAAACGCGGAATTATGGAAATGGCAGACTCAATTGTAATCAATAAAGCGGATGGTGATAATATTAAAAAAGCTAATCAAGCGAAAGTTGAGTTTAATCGCGCTTTGCATTTATTTCCTCCGAAAAAATCAAACTGGCAACCAAAAGTTACAACTTGTAGTTCTGTAACAAAAGAAGGCATTCCTGAAGTTTGGAATACGATTTCTGATTATTTTAATCTAACAACAGAAACAGGATTTTTCCAAGAAAAAAGAAATGAACAAAATCATTTCTGGATGATGGAAACCATCAATGAACAGTTGAAACAAAACTTTTATAATCAACCCGAAATTATTTCGCTTTTAGAACAAAATAAAAAAGCAGTGCAAAACAATGAAATTTCACCTTTTGCAGCTGCTTCTGAGTTATTAAAATTGTATTTTAATAAAGGTGCAAAGTAG
- a CDS encoding NAD(P)H-binding protein: MKIALIGATGFVGSAILNELADRKHEITAIARTPKDTSNATWIAADIFNIDALAEILKGHDAIINAYNPGWTNPNIYDDFLAGSKAIQEAAKKSGVKRFITIGGAGSLYVAPDLQAVDTPDFPKEIYPGANAARHYLNIIKEEKDLDWAFFSPAFEMHAGTKTGRTGKYRLGLENPVFNDEQRSILSVEDLAVVIADEVENPKHHQVRFTAGY; the protein is encoded by the coding sequence ATGAAAATCGCACTTATCGGAGCAACAGGATTTGTTGGCTCAGCAATTTTAAACGAATTAGCAGATAGAAAACACGAAATTACAGCTATCGCAAGAACTCCAAAAGACACTTCAAATGCAACATGGATTGCAGCTGATATTTTTAATATTGACGCATTGGCTGAAATTTTAAAAGGTCACGATGCTATTATTAACGCTTATAATCCGGGATGGACAAATCCAAATATTTACGATGACTTTTTAGCAGGTTCTAAAGCAATTCAGGAAGCTGCAAAAAAATCGGGCGTAAAACGTTTCATTACAATCGGAGGCGCTGGAAGTTTATACGTTGCACCAGATTTGCAAGCAGTTGATACGCCAGATTTTCCAAAAGAAATTTATCCTGGTGCAAATGCTGCAAGACATTATTTAAATATCATTAAAGAAGAAAAAGATTTAGATTGGGCATTTTTTAGCCCTGCATTCGAAATGCACGCTGGAACTAAAACAGGAAGAACTGGAAAATACCGTTTAGGATTAGAAAATCCAGTTTTCAACGACGAGCAAAGAAGTATTTTATCTGTAGAAGATTTGGCGGTTGTTATAGCTGATGAAGTAGAAAATCCAAAACATCACCAAGTTCGTTTTACGGCGGGTTACTAA
- a CDS encoding Rrf2 family transcriptional regulator encodes MISGKFAITIHILTLLHKFPNDYLSSEFIAGSMNVNPVLIRKEIANLKSHHIVESKEGKNGGTKLAVNASELTLKEIFEMTFETIGLGFAKNQPNPDCPVGKKINQNLEALYSEMNEKVSAQLQNISLEDFSNQF; translated from the coding sequence ATGATTTCAGGTAAATTTGCCATAACGATTCACATTCTTACTTTGTTGCATAAATTTCCAAACGATTATTTATCGTCGGAGTTTATTGCGGGAAGCATGAACGTAAATCCAGTTTTGATTAGAAAAGAAATTGCCAATTTAAAATCGCATCATATCGTAGAAAGTAAAGAAGGAAAAAATGGCGGAACGAAATTGGCCGTAAACGCTTCTGAATTAACATTAAAAGAAATATTCGAAATGACTTTTGAAACCATTGGTTTAGGTTTTGCTAAAAATCAGCCAAATCCTGATTGTCCCGTTGGAAAAAAAATCAATCAGAATCTGGAAGCTTTATACAGCGAAATGAACGAGAAAGTAAGCGCACAATTGCAGAATATATCTTTGGAAGATTTTTCGAATCAATTTTAA